From a single Populus nigra chromosome 18, ddPopNigr1.1, whole genome shotgun sequence genomic region:
- the LOC133678140 gene encoding uncharacterized protein LOC133678140 produces the protein MLKFLSKVKIEFNALDPRVASCMEFLAQCNARKAKESNPACQVLVKRRTDDFPPQITVTFVNGVEEAFDATSTPAQAIRTMILEKGQLLETEQMFREAGEKWPVVIPEEELHQFAPGTKPRKAEEKKQ, from the exons atgttgaaGTTCCTCTCAAAggtaaaaattgaattcaacgCACTAGACCCACGCGTAGCCTCATGTATGGAGTTCTTAGCTCAATGCAATGCCCGCAAGGCCAAAGAATCCAACCCTGCTTGCCAGGTTCTTGTCAAGCGCCGCACCGACGATTTCCCACCACAGATCACTGTCACTTTCGTCAACGGCGTCGAGGAAGCTTTCGATGCCACTTCTACTCCTGCACAGGCCATTAGGACCATGATTTTGGAAAAGGGTCAGCTTCTTGAGACCGAGCAAATGTTTCGTGAGGCTGGAGAGAAGTGGCCTGTTGTGATCCCTGAAGAAGAGCTCCACCAGTTTGCTCCCGGTACAAAG CCAAGGAAGGCAGAAGAGAAGAAGCAATAA